DNA from Plasmodium reichenowi strain SY57 chromosome Unknown, whole genome shotgun sequence:
TAATgatttatatgttttagaaaattaaatgtatttttGGGGTTTGCATACATGTCATTAAATTCTGCTAATGTTCTAACTACTGGTTGATTTAATTTCGTCTGTCCCTTATGGCCAGATTTG
Protein-coding regions in this window:
- a CDS encoding parasite-infected erythrocyte surface protein; its protein translation is RSYPKSGHKGQTKLNQPVVRTLAEFNDMYANPKNTFNFLKHINH